TTGCCCAGGCCGCCGCGGCCGCCACGCGCAACGAGCACGCGCTGGCCCGGTTCGGTGAGATCCGCGATGCGTGCAAACGATCCTTCAGCGGTCTTCTCGTAGGCCACGGTGCCGACCGGCACTTCGAGCTCGAGATCGTCACCCTTCGCGCCGCTGCGGTTGGAGCCCTCGCCGTGGCCGCCGCGCCTGGCTTCGAACTCGGGGTGGAAGCGGTAGTTGACGAGCGTGTTGTGGTGGAGCGTGGCGACGAGATAGACCGATCCGCCGGGTGCCCCGTTGCCGCCGTCGGGGCCGCCGCGCGGGATGAACTTCTCGCGGCGGAAGCTCAGGGCGCCACGGCCGCCGTCGCCCGCCGCGACCTTGATGTCGACTTCGTCGACGAACACTGGGGGTTCGCTGGAGTGGTCAGTGATCAGTGGTCGGTGGCCAGTCTGACCACTGACCACTGGCCACTACTGGTTTTCTACCGGATGCACACTGATGAACCGCCCGCGCGAGCCGTGGTCCTCGAACTTGACCCGCCCGTCGATCTTGGCGAACAGCGTATCGTCCTTGCCGAGGCCGACGTTCAGCCCGGGGCGGAACTTGCGGCCGCGCTGCCGCACGAGAATCGACCCGCCGGTCACGACATTGCCGTCGTGCCGCTTTACGCCGAGCCGCTGCGAGTTGCTGTCGCGCCCGTTGCGCGACGATCCCTGTCCCTTCTTATGTGCCATGGCTACACCTGGATATCCTTGATCCGCACGCGCGTCATCGTCGCGCGGTGGCCTCCCGACTTGCGGAAGCCCTTGCGGCGCTTCTTCTTGAAGATGCGGATCTTCGGGCCGCGCGACTCGCCCTCGACCACCGCGACAACCTTCGCGTTGGCGACAAACGGCGCCCCGGCGGTCACTTCGCCACCGTCGCGGGAGACCAGCAGCACCTGGTCGATCGTGATCTCATCGCCGGGCTGGAAATCCACCCGGTCAACTTCGACGATGGCTCCGGGGCCGACCTTTAGCTGGCGGCCACCGCTCTTGATAATCGCGTACACGGTAACTCTCCCTGCAGGAGGTGGAAACAACAGAGTTTATCACGTCCGGGCCAGGGGCTGAAAGACCCAGGGCCAAAAGGACCCGCATCTGGAGCATTTCCGGCCTTCGGCCTTGAAAGCTCCCGTGCGCCCTTCGGCCGTGATCTACTTCAACAG
The sequence above is a segment of the Acidobacteriota bacterium genome. Coding sequences within it:
- the rpmA gene encoding 50S ribosomal protein L27, which encodes MAHKKGQGSSRNGRDSNSQRLGVKRHDGNVVTGGSILVRQRGRKFRPGLNVGLGKDDTLFAKIDGRVKFEDHGSRGRFISVHPVENQ
- the rplU gene encoding 50S ribosomal protein L21; translated protein: MYAIIKSGGRQLKVGPGAIVEVDRVDFQPGDEITIDQVLLVSRDGGEVTAGAPFVANAKVVAVVEGESRGPKIRIFKKKRRKGFRKSGGHRATMTRVRIKDIQV